The following coding sequences are from one Strix uralensis isolate ZFMK-TIS-50842 chromosome 6, bStrUra1, whole genome shotgun sequence window:
- the STK11IP gene encoding serine/threonine-protein kinase 11-interacting protein isoform X1, giving the protein MAAAETLVRGLARLLQDAGDLVLDGSSTLTLLTPTLQHLTQVFEQHLGSRNQNRGFVALPSHPAETAAILQAQFLFDVLQKTHSLKLVHVPNCVLQSAVKIFPFKSLRHLELRSVPPHCLLGLRFVYSQLESLTCCKCISTLEEIISACGGDLSCALPWLELQTVNFSYNSITALDDSLQLLNALRVLDLSHNKIQDCEHYLTALTELEYLNLAYNFLSKVPNLGIFSRSKLVTLILRNNELDSINGVEQLVNLQHLDVAYNLLLEHAQLAPLSTLHYVKKLHLEGNPLWFHQNHRSATLAHVSPRAASSNFLLDGEPLSSSDLMHLPRPVQSVSQSIHTSTSERTALDRSALDSSCAADFSDSQSPVENVAVRLPRKKNKGKVKVRRASISEPSDTEHEPRALPLSAGFLSAGLVLQHQKEMKRLDSFRDRFGVDWLQYKRHLEEHDQVPVICRSRSADEITGRPAAMDLQSESSDPEQERPQVSQKEFSPPLDGTEKEEEPEVQLDEPVEEEQRGEEEADELMLGEEEEENPEVDLCQPVLVSQIEGEGDPEPDWIFLRVTAKHVIEVELKAARVLHKLELKCLQKVETSEMNWKRMDLERVFPVLTLHFSYIRKDRQKRKYVVLDDCPEQCLQCVLEVLSPAVEENQRNQDQEKGSMKLQCLKCKQEFLQSLAPWHQGPYPSEVGDTKILETLVASNQDAAAAGDPIVCPSCSSDHVVILPSEVCSSTPLPPGPDSTSEDLSDSILEGGSQQEVPEESPALASAGGKFYIGGEDSSEMDTSNSTRTPELSGEHDGTVHSSSRSSDGGCGKKELGMKSQYLSLSHTDTNGGSLMGSYHYSASRGPTPSQLSLNSESEEAWNLSPSVNGILNMRDFHSVDHRLKLYLDMEVFEENAEEFQCFLKVVMVKFGRQGEFLSILVASDLKIYVLEVTGAIRGQPADWLKKNDSHYLSDISYLEVGLCHQSLRMEFENPKASYNLLIRNQSCCDQFLQTLTYLMQELPAKYRSKVNEIPTVEMNPQHWLWPLLDIKTTDSAAADDTCFFYLLAYLIQGASAFPVTLLSTRSMLFLLEENHQWQVQPSLDADHEAETPPRSNIQLKEKQPISSISNVITYRLCPCDIKLMLYDEVLKVESTWHIRTECPQLLVELVEWIRGPWEEMFSIELRKAVYEGLE; this is encoded by the exons CTCGTTCATGTTCCAAACTGTGTTTTGCAATCTGCTGTGAAGATCTTCCCTTTCAAGTCCCTCCGGCATCTGGAA TTGAGGTCTGTCCCTCCACACTGCCTCCTGGGACTGCGATTTGTCTATTCTCAGCTGGAATCTCTAACCTGTTGCAAATGTATCAGTACACTGGAG GAAATCATTTCAGCATGTGGTGGAGATCTGAGCTGTGCTCTCCCGTGGTTGGAATTGCAGACTGTGAACTTCAGCTATAACTCGATCACTGCCTTGGATGACTCACTG CAATTACTGAATGCTCTGAGAGTCTTAGATTTGAGTCACAACAAGATCCAGGATTGTGAGCACTATTTAACG GCACTTACAGAACTAGAGTACCTCAATCTGGCTTATAACTTCCTGTCTAAGGTGCCAAACCTCGGTATCTTCAGCCGATCCAAGCTGGTGACTCTGATCCTCCGCAACAATGAACTCGACAGCATTAATG GCGTTGAACAGCTAGTGAATCTGCAGCACCTGGATGTGGCCTATAACCTGCTGCTGGAACATGCCCAGTTAGCACCATTGTCCACTCTGCACTACGTAAAAAAA CTGCATTTAGAGGGAAACCCATTATGGTTCCATCAAAACCACCGATCTGCAACCCTTGCACATGTGTCCCCCAGGGCAGCCTCCTCCAAT TTCCTCTTGGATGGGGAGCCGCTCTCTTCCTCGGACCTAATG CACCTTCCAAGACCCGTGCAAAGTGTGTCACAGTCCATCCACACTTCTACCTCAGAGAGGACTGCACTGGACCGCAGTGCTCTGGACAGTTCATGTGCTGCAGACTTCAGTGACAGTCAGTCCCCAGTGGAGAATGTGGCCGTCAGGCTCCCTCGGAAGAAAAACAAG GGAAAAGTCAAAGTGCGCAGAGCAAGCATTTCGGAGCCCAGTGACACAGAACATGAGCCTCGGGCTTTACCACTCTCTGCTG GTTTTCTCTCTGCAGGCCTTGTCCTACAGCATCAGAAGGAGATGAAGCGCTTGGACAGCTTCAGAGATCGCTTTGGTGTTGACTGGCTGCAATACAAGAGACACCTGGAGGAGCATGACCAAGTACCTGTCATCTGCCGTAGCCGTTCTGCAGATGAGATCACAGGCAGACCTGCTGCAATGGACTTGCAGAGTGAGAGCTCTGACCCAGAGCAAGAAAGACCCCAAGTATCCCAGAAAGAATTCTCTCCTCCTTTGGATGGTactgagaaggaggaagaacCTGAAGTACAGCTGGATGAGCCTGTGGAAgaagaacagagaggagaagaggaggcagaTGAGCTAatgctgggggaggaagaagaggagaatcCAGAAG TGGACCTTTGCCAGCCAGTACTGGTGAGCCAAATAGAAGGTGAAGGGGACCCCGAGCCAGACTGGATCTTCCTGCGAGTCACAGCTAAGCATGTGATTGAGGTGGAACTGAAGGCTGCCAGAGTCCTCCACAAGCTGGAGCTGAAATGCCTGCAGAAGGTGGAGACTTCCGAGATGAACTGGAAGAGGATG GACCTGGAGAGAGTTTTCCCTGTCCTCACCTTGCATTTCAGCTACATTCGTAAGGACCGGCAGAAGCGCAAATATGTGGTGCTCGATGACTGCCCAGAGCAGTGTCTACAG TGTGTCCTTGAAGTGTTGTCACCAGCTGTTGAGGAGAATCAGCGAAATCAGGACCAGGAAAAAGGATCCATGAAGCTCCAGTGCCTGAAATGCAAGCAGGAGTTTTTGCAGTCCCTGGCTCCCTGGCATCAAGGTCCCTATCCTTCAGAGGTTGGAGACACCAAAATCCTGGAGACCCTAGTTGCCTCAAATCAAG atgctgcagcagctggTGACCCCATAGTCTGTCCCAGTTGTTCCAGTGACCATGTGGTCATCCTGCCTTCAGAGGTGTGCTCCAGCACACCTTTGCCACCTGGCCCCGATAGCACGAGTGAGGACCTGTCAGACTCCATCCTGGAGGGAGGCAGCCAGCAGGAGGTCCCAGAGGAATCACCTGCTCTGGCCAGTGCGGGCGGGAAGTTCTACATCGGCGGGGAGGACAGCTCGGAGATGGATACCAGCAACAGCACCAGGACCCCGGAGCTGAGTGGCGAGCATGACGGCACTGTCCACTCCAGCTCCCGCAGTTCAGATGGGGGCTGTGGGAAGAAGGAGCTGGGCATGAAGAGCCAGTACTTGTCCCTCAGCCACACAGACACCAATGGGGGCAGCTTGATGGGGAGCTACCATTACAGTGCTTCTCGCGGGCCCACTCCTTCCCAGCTCTCTTTGAACTCCGAGTCCGAGGAAGCATGGAATCTCAGTCCCT CTGTAAATGGCATCCTGAACATGAGGGACTTCCATTCGGTGGATCATCGCCTGAAGCTGTACCTGGATATGGAGGTTTTTGAGGAGAATGCTGAGGAGTTCCAGTGCTTCCTCAAG GTGGTCATGGTGAAGTTTGGCCGACAAGGAGAGTTCCTCTCAATCCTGGTTGCCTCTGATCTCAAGATTTATGTGCTGGAAGTCACTGGGGCTATCAG GGGACAACCTGCAGACTGGCTGAAGAAGAATGACTCTCACTACCTGTCTGATATTTCCTATCTGGAAGTGGGACTCTGCCACCAGAGCTTGCGAATGGAGTTTGAGAACCCAAAAGCCTCCTACAATCTGCTAATCCGGAACCAAAGCTGCTGTGACCAGTTCCTGCAGACCCTGACAT ATCTTATGCAAGAGCTGCCTGCTAAGTACAGGAGTAAGGTGAATGAAATCCCCACTGTGGAAATGAATCCACAACACTGGCTATG GCCTCTGCTGGACATCAAGACCACAGATTCTGCAGCTGCAGATGACACTTGTTTCTTCTACCTGCTGGCCTACCTGATCCAAG GGGCATCTGCTTTCCCTGTGACCCTGCTGAGCACCCGAAGCATGCTGTTTCTGCTGGAGGAGAATCACCAGTGGCAGGTGCAGCCCTCCTTGGATGCAGACCATGAGGCAGAAACACCTCCTAGGAGCAACATCCAGTTGAAGGAGAAGCAGCCGATCAGCAGTATTAGCAATGTCATAACCTATCGCCTCTGTCCGTGTGACATCAAGCTGATGCTTTATGATGAG gtGCTGAAGGTGGAGAGCACTTGGCACATCCGCACAGAGTGCCCGCAGCTCCTGGTGGAGCTGGTGGAGTGGATCCGCGGGCCCTGGGAGGAGATGTTCTCGATTGAGCTGCGGAAGGCTGTGTACGAGGGACTGGAGTGA